A section of the Bryobacteraceae bacterium genome encodes:
- the moeA gene encoding molybdopterin molybdenumtransferase MoeA, protein MAHVAALTFEQARSEVLKRVASQAEAPAVERVPLHEAAGRVLAETIRADRDYPPEPRSMRDGYAIRAAEAPGEFEIVGEVRAGEPCRFTVGPGQAVEIMTGATVPEGADAVVMIEHVHAEGARLRVPQPVEAGANISPRGSSIPHGAAAVEAGRRLTAASVAMLASVGAAEVAVYARPRVAIVATGDELVGVDEAPRPWQIRNSNSHALAAQVRQAGGEAVVLEPVRDRLEATVAALAEALKQDLVLLSGGVSAGKYDVVEQALAHFGAEIYFDRVLIQPGQPCVFGRAGRTFFFGLPGNPASTFVCFEIFARAALDLLGGMREPRLPLALAVLAEPFRHKPGLTRFLPAQMEDGARIRLIPWGGSGDIRALSLADCFLVAEPDRPAYEAGELIRVLMAS, encoded by the coding sequence ATGGCGCATGTGGCGGCACTGACGTTTGAGCAGGCGCGCAGCGAGGTGCTGAAGCGCGTGGCGTCGCAGGCGGAAGCGCCGGCGGTAGAGCGCGTGCCGCTGCACGAGGCCGCCGGCCGGGTGCTGGCAGAGACGATTCGCGCCGACCGCGATTATCCGCCCGAACCCCGCTCGATGCGTGACGGCTATGCGATCCGCGCCGCGGAGGCGCCCGGAGAGTTTGAAATTGTCGGCGAGGTCCGGGCGGGAGAACCATGCCGGTTTACGGTGGGGCCGGGCCAGGCCGTGGAAATCATGACCGGCGCGACAGTACCCGAGGGGGCGGACGCGGTGGTGATGATCGAGCACGTCCACGCTGAAGGCGCGCGGCTGCGAGTGCCACAGCCGGTGGAGGCGGGCGCCAACATCAGCCCGCGCGGGTCGTCGATTCCACATGGGGCGGCGGCGGTGGAAGCTGGCCGCCGGCTGACGGCCGCCTCGGTGGCGATGCTGGCCAGCGTGGGCGCGGCCGAAGTGGCGGTCTACGCACGGCCGCGCGTGGCGATTGTCGCCACCGGAGACGAGCTTGTGGGGGTGGACGAGGCGCCGCGGCCGTGGCAGATCCGCAATTCGAACTCCCACGCCCTGGCGGCGCAGGTGCGGCAGGCCGGCGGGGAGGCGGTGGTGCTGGAGCCGGTGCGCGACCGGCTGGAGGCCACCGTGGCGGCACTGGCCGAGGCGCTGAAACAGGATCTCGTGCTTTTGTCGGGCGGCGTCTCGGCAGGCAAGTACGATGTCGTCGAGCAGGCGCTGGCGCATTTCGGGGCGGAGATCTATTTCGACCGCGTGCTGATCCAGCCGGGCCAGCCCTGCGTGTTCGGGCGCGCCGGGCGGACGTTTTTCTTCGGGCTGCCAGGCAATCCGGCGTCCACCTTTGTCTGCTTTGAGATCTTCGCCCGCGCGGCGCTGGATCTGCTGGGCGGCATGCGCGAACCCCGGCTGCCGTTGGCGCTGGCGGTGCTGGCCGAGCCTTTCCGCCACAAGCCGGGTCTGACGCGATTCCTGCCGGCGCAAATGGAGGACGGGGCGCGGATCCGGCTCATCCCGTGGGGCGGTTCCGGCGACATCCGCGCGCTGTCGCTGGCGGACTGTTTTCTGGTGGCCGAGCCGGACCGGCCCGCGTATGAGGCCGGCGAGCTGATCCGGGTGCTGATGGCATCATGA
- a CDS encoding MEMO1 family protein: MDLDFLPSPLEDRPGLMMRDPFGYSDVTLIVPPPLVPLLAMFDGEQSEDDLRAAIYRMTNDLRSGEIMTHLKDALERAGFLEGPVFEQMREARQRAFAESPVRQPAHAGSAYPEEAGMLREWLSQKGLETGADAEDLIGIAAPHVSPEGGWASYREAYRALAPGLAGRVFVVLGTSHYGEPEKFGLTRKDFITPLGAARTERPLVERLAAMAPRASKMEDYCHAVEHSIEFQVVFLQALFGPEVRILPILVGPFARSLYRGGRPEDDEGVREFIEALGELQASEGNRLCWVLGVDMAHMGRRYGDPIQAEAQQGEMLEVAERDRARIARLEQGDAEGFWELVQPNHDDLKWCGSAPFYTFLKAVPQARGRMRLYEQWNIDPHSVVSFGALEFRRAA; the protein is encoded by the coding sequence ATGGACCTCGATTTTCTGCCCTCGCCGCTCGAGGACCGTCCGGGGCTGATGATGCGCGATCCGTTCGGTTATTCCGACGTCACACTCATCGTTCCGCCGCCGCTGGTGCCGTTGCTGGCCATGTTTGATGGCGAGCAGAGCGAGGACGACCTGCGCGCCGCCATCTACCGGATGACGAACGACCTCCGCAGCGGGGAGATCATGACGCACCTGAAGGACGCGCTGGAACGCGCCGGCTTCCTCGAAGGCCCGGTTTTCGAGCAGATGAGAGAGGCCCGGCAACGCGCCTTCGCCGAGTCCCCGGTGCGCCAACCTGCCCACGCCGGCAGCGCTTACCCGGAAGAAGCCGGCATGCTGCGCGAGTGGCTCAGCCAGAAGGGACTCGAGACGGGGGCGGACGCTGAGGACCTCATCGGCATCGCCGCTCCTCACGTCAGCCCCGAGGGCGGCTGGGCCAGCTATCGCGAAGCGTACCGCGCGCTGGCGCCCGGCCTGGCCGGCCGCGTCTTCGTGGTCCTCGGAACCTCCCATTACGGCGAGCCGGAAAAATTCGGACTGACACGGAAGGATTTCATCACGCCCCTGGGCGCCGCCCGCACCGAGCGTCCGCTCGTGGAAAGGCTGGCCGCAATGGCCCCGCGTGCGTCGAAAATGGAGGACTACTGCCACGCCGTGGAGCACTCCATCGAATTTCAGGTCGTGTTCCTCCAGGCCCTGTTCGGCCCCGAAGTGCGCATCCTGCCCATCCTTGTCGGACCATTCGCCCGCAGCCTGTACCGCGGCGGCAGGCCGGAAGACGACGAGGGAGTCCGTGAATTCATCGAGGCCCTGGGCGAGCTTCAGGCCTCTGAGGGCAACCGGCTCTGCTGGGTGCTCGGCGTCGACATGGCCCACATGGGCCGGCGCTACGGCGATCCCATCCAGGCCGAAGCGCAGCAGGGTGAAATGCTGGAAGTGGCCGAGCGCGACCGGGCGCGGATCGCGCGGTTGGAGCAGGGCGACGCCGAAGGCTTCTGGGAACTGGTTCAGCCCAACCACGACGATCTCAAGTGGTGCGGCAGCGCTCCCTTTTACACGTTCCTGAAGGCCGTGCCGCAGGCCCGCGGCCGCATGCGGCTCTACGAGCAGTGGAACATCGACCCCCACAGCGTGGTCAGCTTCGGCGCCCTCGAGTTCCGCCGCGCGGCCTGA
- a CDS encoding putative pterin-4-alpha-carbinolamine dehydratase: protein MRERLDEGQVREALAALPAWSVEEGKLCRRYVFPSFSHAFGFMAAAATVIEKMNHHPEWTNVYNRVEVRLWTHDAGGITRLDIELGRRLEELAARLL, encoded by the coding sequence ATGAGGGAAAGGCTGGATGAGGGGCAAGTCCGCGAGGCGCTGGCGGCGCTTCCGGCGTGGAGCGTGGAAGAGGGCAAGCTGTGCCGGCGGTACGTGTTCCCGTCCTTTTCGCACGCTTTCGGCTTCATGGCGGCTGCGGCCACGGTCATCGAAAAGATGAACCACCATCCGGAATGGACGAACGTCTACAACCGGGTGGAGGTGCGTCTGTGGACGCATGACGCCGGAGGCATCACGCGGCTCGACATCGAGCTGGGCCGGCGACTGGAAGAACTGGCAGCAAGACTCCTATGA
- the moaB gene encoding molybdenum cofactor biosynthesis protein, which translates to MIRVAVLTISDSCAAGVRQDASGPAVARVCESQGWTVVHREVLPDDRGRIQARLRELADAEAADLILTTGGTGIAARDTTPEATRAVIEKELPGLGELMRAEGLRRTRRAVLSRAVAGVRGRCLIVNLPGSPKGAVESLNAILDLVPHIAELLNGQTTHGEGA; encoded by the coding sequence ATGATTCGCGTGGCCGTTCTGACGATTTCGGACTCCTGCGCGGCGGGCGTGCGCCAGGATGCTTCGGGCCCGGCCGTGGCTCGCGTCTGTGAGAGCCAGGGCTGGACCGTGGTGCACCGGGAGGTGCTGCCCGATGACCGCGGCCGGATCCAGGCGCGTCTGCGCGAGCTGGCTGACGCAGAAGCGGCCGATCTGATTCTGACGACCGGCGGAACGGGCATCGCGGCCAGGGACACGACGCCGGAGGCGACGCGGGCCGTGATCGAGAAGGAGCTGCCAGGCCTCGGCGAGCTGATGCGGGCCGAGGGACTGCGGCGAACGCGGCGCGCGGTGCTGTCACGGGCGGTGGCCGGCGTGCGGGGCCGGTGCCTGATCGTGAACCTGCCGGGATCGCCGAAAGGGGCCGTCGAGTCGCTGAATGCTATCTTGGATCTCGTGCCCCACATCGCCGAGCTGCTCAATGGCCAGACGACGCACGGAGAGGGGGCGTAA
- a CDS encoding amidase has product MWNRMPLWRMREALARGEVSAAELVRTHLEEIERTNPKVNAFIEVYVDEALERARQPLRGPLAGIPVTVKDSFDLAGRVTFCGSQLRRAERAAADSNAAARLRAAGAIILGKTSTPEFLYYYETDNRIIGRTCHPWDPSRTPGGSSGGEAAAIAAFMSAGGIGSDGGGSIREPAHFCGICGLKPTPGRVGAGGHWPVIGHPTGFMGVGGPMARTARDVRILFETLAGWDVRDPFSAPVPLRWNRPGARLAVWRMEGVQPECAAAVERAAALLASAGLEVTGFPPQAFDRGHELWRVLFVDLITQNLRPMIAGHEDELSWTGVELMQQARESVDTSRLSGVLAERDALRAELLARLGEETVVIAPAFGTTAFPHRQPPMPILEAARPLTPANVFGLPAIVVPIGTDRNGMPVGVQMIGAPYEDERLLELAERLEELRGPAWQEARL; this is encoded by the coding sequence ATGTGGAACCGGATGCCGCTCTGGCGCATGCGCGAAGCTCTTGCCCGCGGCGAAGTCTCCGCCGCGGAGCTCGTCCGCACGCACCTTGAGGAGATCGAACGCACGAACCCGAAGGTCAACGCCTTCATCGAGGTTTACGTCGACGAGGCTCTGGAACGGGCCCGCCAGCCCCTCCGCGGGCCGCTGGCCGGCATCCCCGTCACCGTCAAGGACAGCTTCGACCTCGCCGGCCGCGTCACCTTCTGCGGCAGCCAGCTCCGCCGCGCCGAGCGCGCCGCGGCGGACTCCAACGCCGCCGCGCGGCTCCGCGCCGCCGGGGCCATCATTCTCGGCAAGACCTCGACGCCGGAGTTCCTCTACTACTACGAGACGGACAACCGCATCATCGGCCGCACCTGCCACCCCTGGGACCCGTCGCGGACGCCCGGCGGTTCGAGCGGCGGCGAGGCGGCCGCCATCGCCGCCTTCATGAGCGCCGGCGGCATCGGCAGCGATGGCGGCGGCTCCATCCGCGAACCGGCCCACTTCTGCGGTATCTGCGGACTCAAGCCCACGCCCGGCCGCGTGGGCGCGGGCGGCCACTGGCCCGTTATCGGCCACCCCACCGGATTCATGGGCGTCGGAGGCCCGATGGCCCGGACCGCACGCGATGTTCGCATTCTGTTTGAAACATTAGCCGGCTGGGATGTTCGCGATCCCTTCAGCGCGCCCGTCCCGCTGCGCTGGAACCGTCCCGGCGCCCGGCTTGCCGTGTGGCGCATGGAGGGCGTCCAGCCCGAGTGCGCCGCCGCGGTCGAACGCGCCGCCGCGCTGCTCGCCTCCGCGGGCCTCGAGGTGACCGGGTTTCCGCCGCAGGCGTTCGACCGCGGCCACGAGCTCTGGCGCGTCCTTTTCGTGGACCTGATTACCCAGAACCTCCGCCCGATGATCGCCGGCCATGAGGACGAGCTCTCCTGGACCGGCGTGGAGCTGATGCAGCAGGCCCGTGAGAGCGTGGACACGTCTCGCCTGTCTGGCGTGCTCGCCGAGCGCGACGCACTGCGCGCGGAGCTGCTGGCGCGGCTCGGGGAGGAAACGGTGGTCATCGCACCAGCCTTTGGAACGACGGCGTTCCCGCACCGCCAGCCGCCGATGCCGATTCTGGAAGCCGCCCGCCCGCTGACGCCTGCCAACGTGTTCGGACTGCCTGCCATCGTGGTTCCCATCGGAACGGATCGCAACGGCATGCCGGTGGGGGTTCAAATGATCGGCGCCCCGTACGAGGACGAGCGGCTGCTCGAACTGGCCGAACGGCTGGAGGAGCTGCGCGGCCCGGCCTGGCAGGAGGCAAGACTGTAG
- a CDS encoding sugar phosphate isomerase: MTRRELLTSAVALTAAPRTAMKMELDCGSIGVKAVLPEAVACAARYGFEAVSADAGWLARAAGPERESLIERMREANLVWGHAGLPLEFRRGEEEFQKGLRELPERARALQSAGASRVTTWLSPTSDELTYLENFRLHVRRLRQVATILADHGCRLGLEYVGPKTSWTARRFPFIHTLREARELIAEIGQPNVGLVLDCWHWYTAGETAADLRTLRAADIISIDLNDAPAGRARDEQRDLERELPLATGVIPLAEFLNTLNGLGCDAPARCEPFNAALRVMPAERALAATAAAMRKAFALIA; the protein is encoded by the coding sequence ATGACGAGGAGAGAGCTGTTGACCAGTGCCGTTGCGTTGACGGCGGCACCGCGCACGGCGATGAAGATGGAGCTCGATTGCGGCTCGATTGGCGTGAAAGCCGTGCTGCCGGAGGCGGTGGCCTGTGCGGCACGGTACGGCTTTGAAGCTGTGAGCGCCGATGCAGGCTGGCTGGCCCGCGCCGCGGGGCCGGAGCGGGAGTCGCTCATCGAGCGAATGCGCGAGGCGAATCTCGTCTGGGGCCATGCCGGGCTGCCGCTGGAATTCCGCCGCGGTGAGGAGGAGTTTCAGAAAGGCCTGCGCGAACTGCCCGAGCGGGCCCGGGCGCTTCAGTCGGCCGGGGCGTCCCGCGTGACCACCTGGCTGAGTCCCACGAGCGACGAGCTGACGTATCTCGAAAACTTCCGTCTCCACGTCCGGCGCCTGCGGCAGGTGGCGACGATTCTGGCCGATCACGGCTGCCGTCTCGGGCTGGAATACGTGGGTCCGAAGACGAGCTGGACGGCGCGGCGCTTTCCGTTCATCCACACGTTGCGCGAGGCGCGCGAGCTGATTGCGGAAATCGGCCAGCCCAACGTGGGCCTCGTGCTCGACTGCTGGCACTGGTACACGGCGGGAGAAACAGCAGCGGACCTGCGCACGCTGCGGGCCGCCGACATCATTTCCATCGACCTCAACGACGCGCCGGCGGGACGCGCCCGCGACGAGCAGAGAGATCTGGAGCGCGAGCTGCCGCTGGCCACGGGCGTCATACCGCTGGCTGAGTTTCTGAACACGCTCAACGGCCTCGGTTGCGACGCCCCGGCGCGCTGCGAGCCGTTCAACGCCGCCCTGCGCGTGATGCCTGCGGAGCGGGCGCTGGCCGCCACTGCCGCCGCGATGCGGAAGGCCTTTGCGCTGATCGCCTGA
- the moaC gene encoding cyclic pyranopterin monophosphate synthase accessory protein, producing the protein MNRLSHFDEAGQARMVDVSDKPVTGRTARAEAFVRMKAAVLDALPDNPKGNPLEVARVAGILAAKRTPELIPMCHPLAITHADVQVRVEARGVRIEASVSTAAQTGVEMEALTAAAVAALTVYDMTKALDKSITIERIRLLEKTGGKSGHYRRKGR; encoded by the coding sequence ATGAACAGACTTTCCCACTTTGATGAAGCGGGCCAGGCGCGCATGGTCGATGTGAGCGACAAACCCGTCACCGGGCGCACGGCGCGCGCCGAGGCGTTTGTGCGGATGAAGGCGGCGGTGCTCGACGCCTTGCCGGACAATCCGAAGGGCAACCCGCTGGAGGTGGCCCGCGTGGCGGGGATCCTGGCGGCCAAGCGCACGCCGGAGCTCATCCCGATGTGCCACCCGCTGGCGATCACGCACGCCGATGTGCAGGTGCGCGTGGAGGCGCGCGGCGTTCGCATCGAGGCCAGCGTTTCCACGGCGGCGCAGACGGGCGTCGAGATGGAGGCGCTGACGGCCGCCGCCGTGGCCGCCCTGACGGTCTATGACATGACCAAGGCGCTGGATAAGTCGATCACCATCGAGCGCATCCGGCTGCTGGAAAAGACCGGCGGCAAGAGCGGCCATTACCGCAGAAAAGGCCGATGA